One genomic region from Candidatus Bathyarchaeota archaeon encodes:
- a CDS encoding CoA-binding protein, giving the protein MVSVSRESLKPFFEPRVVAIIGASDKPGKVGNTILINFLWGNFKGEVYPVNPKYNLLLEKRCYASVKDVPKPVDLAVIAVPASLVSKVMEECAEKHVKAAIIISGGFKETGPDGARLEKEVAAIARRGNIRVIGPNCIGVYNPETNVDTMFLPEEKLRRPPRGSIALLSQSGAFMGTMLDWAAYEGLGISKAVSYGNECDVDLIDLIEFLADDPSTRVIAVYVEGIEHGQKFIRVVKKATTKKPVIAIKSGRSTRGKAAVLSHTGSLAGEDVLYSMAFKQTGVLRAEDFEEMLDLAKAFALQPPATGDRVLIITDGGGAGVMAVDACEHYGLNVPELDPKLQEELKQYFPPYCSTHNPIDLTGDTDNQRYRIALEKAFLNYGGVDSALVILLVQAPSLTVDVVDIVRDINNKSTRPMVACCMGGEYSAKVAKEVERRGIPSYPTPERAVRAIWALTKYGQWKLREIRGNNRFHENLN; this is encoded by the coding sequence TTGGTATCAGTTAGTAGAGAAAGTCTGAAACCATTTTTTGAGCCAAGGGTTGTTGCTATAATAGGAGCATCCGATAAACCAGGTAAGGTTGGAAACACGATTTTAATTAATTTTCTTTGGGGTAATTTTAAAGGCGAAGTTTATCCAGTTAATCCGAAATATAATTTACTCTTAGAGAAAAGGTGTTACGCATCTGTTAAAGATGTTCCGAAGCCAGTTGACCTTGCTGTGATCGCTGTCCCAGCGTCTCTTGTTTCTAAGGTGATGGAAGAATGCGCGGAGAAACATGTTAAGGCAGCTATTATTATTAGCGGGGGCTTTAAGGAAACTGGTCCTGATGGGGCCCGCCTTGAAAAAGAAGTTGCTGCTATCGCGAGGCGTGGAAATATTCGCGTGATAGGTCCAAACTGTATTGGAGTCTATAATCCTGAGACAAATGTAGATACAATGTTTCTACCTGAGGAGAAACTTCGGAGACCTCCCAGGGGATCAATAGCCCTTCTCTCACAAAGCGGAGCCTTTATGGGAACTATGCTTGATTGGGCGGCATACGAAGGGCTTGGGATAAGTAAGGCTGTTAGTTATGGCAACGAATGTGATGTGGATTTAATCGACCTAATCGAGTTCTTGGCTGACGATCCTTCTACTAGAGTTATTGCGGTTTATGTGGAGGGAATTGAACATGGACAAAAATTTATCCGGGTGGTTAAGAAGGCCACGACTAAGAAGCCAGTTATCGCTATTAAGTCTGGCCGTTCAACTAGGGGGAAGGCAGCAGTACTATCGCATACGGGTTCGCTCGCTGGGGAGGATGTGCTTTATAGCATGGCTTTTAAGCAAACCGGTGTACTGCGGGCTGAAGACTTTGAAGAGATGCTTGATTTGGCTAAGGCTTTTGCCTTACAACCCCCAGCAACAGGAGACCGTGTTCTTATAATAACTGATGGTGGTGGAGCTGGAGTTATGGCCGTTGATGCATGTGAACATTATGGTCTTAATGTTCCTGAACTTGATCCAAAATTGCAGGAAGAGTTAAAACAATATTTTCCGCCGTACTGCTCCACGCATAACCCTATAGATTTAACAGGCGACACGGATAACCAGCGATACAGAATCGCACTTGAAAAAGCCTTCCTTAATTATGGAGGAGTTGACAGCGCATTAGTAATTCTGCTGGTTCAAGCCCCCTCTTTAACTGTGGATGTTGTGGACATAGTGAGAGATATCAATAATAAGTCTACTCGTCCCATGGTTGCTTGTTGCATGGGCGGAGAGTACAGTGCGAAGGTTGCAAAGGAAGTTGAACGGAGGGGGATTCCATCTTACCCAACTCCTGAAAGAGCTGTTCGGGCAATATGGGCTTTGACTAAATATGGGCAATGGAAGTTGAGGGAGATACGTGGCAACAATCGGTTCCATGAAAATTTAAATTAG
- a CDS encoding TraB/GumN family protein: MGVVHKSLRIIGVSHVDPDGLNRIQHEIRESKPSVVALELCPQRLAALKNIEKGYGRSGLAFPIGGIIGLLIALLEKTAGERTGVLPGSEMLTAIKEAENIKATVEPIDQPILITLQKLSTIPFWEKVKFTTDAIKTLLSLVLASKNEVTKINTTEILKGFKTRYPNLHRILVEERNAYMTKRLKNILQQAKGLVVAIIGLGHLTGITEIMAKEGFPIEIPPDPS; the protein is encoded by the coding sequence ATGGGAGTTGTACATAAAAGTTTACGGATCATCGGAGTTTCACACGTTGACCCAGATGGGCTTAATCGAATTCAACACGAGATAAGAGAATCTAAGCCAAGCGTAGTCGCCTTAGAGTTATGCCCACAAAGGCTTGCCGCTCTTAAAAATATTGAGAAGGGCTATGGTAGATCCGGTCTTGCTTTTCCAATAGGAGGAATAATCGGTTTACTAATCGCTCTACTTGAAAAAACTGCTGGAGAAAGAACTGGCGTGTTACCTGGGAGCGAGATGCTGACAGCAATCAAGGAAGCGGAGAATATTAAAGCCACAGTTGAACCTATAGACCAGCCGATTTTAATTACATTACAAAAACTCTCCACAATACCATTTTGGGAGAAAGTAAAATTCACGACAGATGCAATAAAAACGCTCCTCAGCTTAGTTTTAGCATCGAAAAACGAAGTTACAAAAATAAATACTACAGAGATACTGAAAGGATTCAAAACCAGGTATCCTAACTTACACCGAATACTCGTTGAAGAAAGAAATGCCTACATGACAAAAAGGTTAAAGAATATTCTCCAACAAGCCAAAGGATTGGTCGTCGCAATAATTGGATTGGGCCATTTAACAGGAATAACTGAAATTATGGCCAAGGAAGGATTCCCTATAGAAATACCCCCGGATCCAAGTTAA